One genomic region from Microcystis panniformis FACHB-1757 encodes:
- a CDS encoding CPBP family intramembrane glutamic endopeptidase — MTNSPNSEFDPLTRTQVLTIMAVTAIILLVVAKVWQYFGAIAIPAIRWTLPDFLFGLALAGAISGISGLLYRFWSSYRHSANAYLQLVIKPLAWPDLIWIGLLPGLSEELLFRGVILPALGLNIFGLTVSSLIFGILHFSGSQQWPYVIWATVVGFALGYTVIITSNLLIPILAHVITNLLASFLWKLQHSNQ, encoded by the coding sequence GTGACTAATTCCCCTAATTCCGAATTTGATCCCCTGACACGCACACAAGTCCTCACCATTATGGCGGTAACGGCGATTATCTTGCTGGTAGTCGCCAAAGTTTGGCAATATTTCGGTGCGATCGCTATTCCCGCCATTCGCTGGACTCTCCCGGATTTCTTGTTCGGATTAGCCTTAGCGGGGGCAATTAGTGGAATTAGTGGGCTTCTCTATCGTTTTTGGTCTAGTTATCGCCATAGTGCTAACGCTTACTTACAATTAGTCATTAAACCTTTAGCTTGGCCTGATTTAATTTGGATTGGATTACTGCCGGGGTTAAGTGAAGAATTATTATTTCGCGGGGTAATTTTGCCAGCTTTAGGCTTAAATATCTTTGGTTTAACCGTTTCTAGTCTAATTTTTGGTATCCTCCATTTTAGCGGTTCCCAACAATGGCCCTATGTTATCTGGGCAACTGTTGTCGGTTTTGCCCTCGGTTATACCGTCATCATCACCAGTAATTTATTAATCCCGATCCTCGCTCATGTTATCACCAATCTCCTCGCTAGTTTTCTCTGGAAATTACAGCATAGTAATCAGTAA
- a CDS encoding PEP-CTERM sorting domain-containing protein — MTKIQLSLVLATVFGLHTVSPALAGSMYKITDLGTLSPDGTDTRAASINNQGQIVGRSRTAGNTASSGYIWENGTITALPLTGPVNGGTPVTLPGRGGLSRSINDAGMIVGAGDETAGPTDRALLWTPNGSGGYDLNIYNFGGLESYFIDINNSNQIAGYHIFETNRRNAIFWEDGTRINLPSLDGDQNFGLAINDNTEIVGYVDSDGVVDGTNVYSAAFWEQDANGNFVLTNLGIPNGFAQSFARDLNENGLVIGQATNGSGATLTSSGFLWDNGNLINLGSLGGTRGDALSINESGQIVGFSNLASEVAHATLWQEGQLFDLNNLVINGTGWVLNQATGINGRGQIIGFGTFTNELGETETRAFLLESVPEPSTIMGLLAVGILGFTQLRTLKK; from the coding sequence ATGACTAAAATTCAACTTTCGCTCGTTCTAGCCACTGTTTTCGGCTTACATACTGTGTCTCCTGCCCTAGCGGGTTCGATGTATAAAATCACCGACTTGGGTACACTCAGCCCCGATGGTACGGATACGAGGGCAGCCAGCATTAACAACCAAGGTCAAATCGTCGGTCGTTCCCGCACTGCCGGTAATACCGCTTCTAGTGGCTATATCTGGGAAAACGGTACGATAACGGCTTTACCCCTTACTGGCCCAGTTAATGGCGGCACCCCCGTCACTCTCCCCGGTCGCGGTGGTTTATCTCGTTCTATTAATGACGCAGGGATGATTGTCGGTGCGGGAGATGAAACCGCCGGACCCACAGACCGGGCGTTATTGTGGACTCCTAACGGTTCCGGGGGTTACGACCTCAACATTTATAACTTTGGTGGCCTGGAAAGTTATTTTATCGACATCAACAACAGCAATCAGATTGCTGGTTATCATATCTTTGAAACCAATCGAAGAAACGCTATTTTCTGGGAAGATGGTACGCGCATCAACTTACCTAGTCTTGACGGCGATCAAAATTTTGGTTTAGCCATTAATGACAATACCGAAATCGTTGGTTATGTAGACTCCGATGGTGTAGTGGACGGAACTAATGTCTACAGTGCTGCTTTTTGGGAGCAGGATGCCAATGGTAATTTTGTCCTGACTAATCTAGGAATTCCCAACGGATTCGCCCAAAGTTTTGCCCGAGATCTTAACGAAAATGGCTTAGTTATTGGTCAAGCGACTAATGGTTCAGGAGCCACTTTAACCTCTAGTGGATTCCTCTGGGATAACGGCAATTTGATTAATTTAGGCAGTCTTGGTGGTACGCGAGGCGATGCTTTAAGTATTAACGAATCTGGTCAAATTGTTGGCTTTTCTAATCTTGCTAGTGAAGTTGCCCATGCGACTCTTTGGCAAGAAGGCCAGTTATTTGATTTAAATAATTTAGTCATTAATGGTACGGGTTGGGTTTTAAATCAAGCCACGGGCATTAATGGGCGTGGCCAAATTATTGGTTTTGGCACTTTTACTAATGAATTGGGAGAAACGGAAACCCGCGCTTTTCTCCTAGAATCTGTACCCGAACCTAGCACCATTATGGGACTTTTAGCGGTGGGAATTTTGGGTTTTACACAGTTACGAACTCTTAAAAAATAG
- a CDS encoding DUF3326 domain-containing protein, which yields MNSRPYTAVLIIPTGIGAAIGGYAGDGIPVARAIAKVCDRLITHPNVLNGAQLYWPLDNTYYVEGYALDRFARGDWGLSPVHQNRIGLLFDRAIEFDLLQRHLQAADAVRATLGLDLTDYVITDAPLNVQLREAASGASWGTIGNPDSLLRGAEKLINQGRAEAIAIVARFPDDPDSIALANYRHGQGVDPLAGAEAVISHLVVRQFQIPAAHAPALSPLPLDPQLSPKAAAEEIGYTFLPCVLVGLSRAPQLVKQPSPDAIWSREVDALIVPASACGSSTVFSFCQEKTVLIAVGENSTRMKVAPEPLGVKAIRVHSYMEAIGAIVCQRAGVNLASLRPTLNSLRCLSENP from the coding sequence GTGAATTCCCGTCCCTATACCGCCGTACTAATTATTCCCACCGGCATCGGGGCCGCGATTGGCGGTTATGCTGGGGATGGCATTCCCGTGGCCAGAGCGATCGCCAAAGTTTGCGATCGCCTAATTACCCATCCCAATGTCCTTAATGGCGCACAACTGTACTGGCCTCTGGACAACACCTATTATGTGGAGGGTTACGCTTTAGATCGTTTTGCCCGGGGGGATTGGGGATTAAGTCCCGTCCATCAAAATCGCATCGGGTTACTATTCGATCGCGCCATTGAATTTGACCTCTTGCAAAGACACCTTCAGGCTGCCGATGCTGTCCGGGCCACCCTAGGCTTAGATCTGACCGATTACGTTATCACCGATGCCCCCTTAAATGTGCAGTTGCGAGAGGCAGCCTCTGGGGCCAGTTGGGGAACAATTGGTAATCCCGACAGCTTGCTGCGGGGAGCAGAAAAACTGATTAACCAGGGCCGGGCGGAAGCGATCGCCATTGTTGCCCGTTTTCCCGACGATCCCGATAGCATTGCCCTGGCTAATTATCGCCATGGTCAGGGGGTGGATCCCCTTGCCGGGGCCGAGGCGGTAATTTCCCATCTGGTGGTCCGACAATTCCAAATACCGGCAGCCCACGCTCCCGCTTTAAGTCCGCTGCCCCTCGATCCGCAACTTTCCCCCAAGGCCGCGGCCGAAGAAATCGGTTATACTTTTTTACCCTGCGTTTTGGTGGGTTTAAGTCGCGCCCCCCAATTGGTCAAGCAGCCCAGTCCCGATGCTATTTGGAGCCGGGAGGTGGACGCGCTGATCGTTCCCGCCAGTGCCTGCGGCTCTAGCACAGTTTTTAGTTTTTGTCAAGAAAAAACTGTACTGATTGCTGTTGGGGAAAATAGTACAAGAATGAAGGTGGCCCCGGAACCTCTAGGGGTGAAAGCAATTAGGGTACACTCGTATATGGAGGCGATCGGTGCGATCGTTTGTCAACGGGCCGGGGTTAACCTAGCATCTCTTCGCCCTACTTTAAACTCTTTACGCTGTTTATCCGAGAATCCGTGA
- a CDS encoding Uma2 family endonuclease, producing MIAVPNYISPQEYLAIERQSQIRHEYRRGLVYAMAGGTDNHERIAFNFLKVIDEHFGDSTDCRFYSGNVKVNYQDQFYYYPDAFVTCDPRDRQDRYLKRYPKLIAEVLSPSTAAFDKGEKFQDYQQIETLEEYVLISQEIQRVECRRRNSLGIWETTIYETGDRVILQSINLELAIADLYRGID from the coding sequence ATGATCGCAGTTCCCAACTACATCAGTCCCCAAGAATATCTCGCTATCGAGCGCCAGAGTCAGATCCGTCATGAATACCGACGTGGTTTGGTTTATGCGATGGCCGGCGGTACGGATAATCACGAGCGCATCGCCTTCAATTTTCTCAAAGTCATTGACGAACATTTCGGCGACTCTACAGACTGTCGGTTTTACTCGGGTAATGTCAAGGTTAACTATCAAGATCAGTTTTATTACTATCCCGATGCTTTTGTTACCTGCGATCCGCGCGATCGCCAAGATCGTTATCTGAAACGCTATCCGAAACTAATTGCGGAAGTGCTTTCCCCCAGTACGGCCGCTTTTGACAAGGGCGAAAAATTCCAAGATTATCAACAGATAGAAACTTTAGAAGAATATGTATTAATTTCCCAAGAAATCCAGCGCGTGGAATGCCGTCGCCGTAATTCTCTGGGGATATGGGAAACGACTATTTACGAGACAGGCGATCGGGTGATCCTGCAAAGTATTAACCTAGAGTTAGCCATCGCCGATCTCTACCGCGGAATAGATTAA